From a single Capsicum annuum cultivar UCD-10X-F1 chromosome 12, UCD10Xv1.1, whole genome shotgun sequence genomic region:
- the LOC107851412 gene encoding uncharacterized protein LOC107851412, with the protein MRQAKLEGRPVTDTVIMVDGRQIDLGPIFLKMERRRQEPEPEVPKEEKPNLEEMRLRFERAKQQRRENGCEDEQLDKREALVLYHETTRQQGKQVIAVPPEKRQFEQGKCIKGAPLHPYCICSSLTTTFAETTKQLMLNSTMRAVGDRYFPIWLEYRRQISQTHCFDIDVYPGLSLGASVSGYDFKKDHDLMMELANRAIEEYNERECNVFKYKVIKIEKVNLAVTDYFDYWMTVRVLNLTLATPIETFQIHAGKKCLDGDVKFICCCQPKEEPVVGLGNCDFCLRKKLPLET; encoded by the exons ATGAGGCAAGCTAAGCTTGAAGGAAGACCTGTTACTGATACGGTTATAATGGTTGATGGTAGACAAATTGATTTAGGACCAATCTTTTTGAAAATGGAAAGGAGGAGACAAGAACCTGAACCTGAAGTACCTAAAGAAGAAAAGCCTAATTTAGAAGAGATGAGGTTGCGATTCGAAAGGGCAAAGCAACAAAGGCGTGAAAATGGATGTGAGGATGAGCAACTAGATAAACGTGAAGCGCTCGTACTTTACCACGAGACAACGAGGCAACAAGGAAAACAAGTGATTGCGGTTCCACCGGAGAAGAGGCAATTTGAACAAGGAAAATGCATCAAAGGAGCACCTCTACACCCCTATTGCATTTGTTCTTCACTAACAACAACATTCGCTGAAACCACTAAACAACTGATGCTTAATTCTACAATGCGAGCTGTTGGCGATCGTTATTTCCCTATTTGGCTCGAGTATCGCCGGCAGATTTCTCAAACCCAT TGTTTTGACATTGATGTCTATCCTGGTTTGTCTCTCGGTGCTTCAGTATCTGGATATGATTTCAAGAAAGATCATGATTTAATGATGGAACTGGCCAACCGTGCTATCGAGGAATATAATGAGAGAGAGTGCAAT GTTTTCAAGTACAAGGTTATCAAGATTGAGAAAGTGAATCTCGCGGTGACAGATTACTTTGATTATTGGATGACTGTGAGAGTCTTAAATCTTACTCTTGCTACTCCTATCGAGACTTTTCAAATCCATGCCGGTAAAAAATGCTTAGATGGTGATGTGAAATTTATCTGTTGTTGCCAGCCTAAAGAAGAG CCGGTTGTTGGTTTGGGAAACTGCGATTTTTGTCTACGTAAGAAGCTGCCCCTTGAGACTTGA
- the LOC107851332 gene encoding RING-H2 finger protein ATL54: MAFLIRKMLEKPQFYSEKSVRCLSCTLDDCHDECGEYVVPSDGPFYPPPPPPSIIHVTSEKYHMPFYLILMLCVLGAVFLFICYMIILKRNRSNSRIRRSVSQLDENREDDFVIDENHGPVLDHPIWYIRTVGLGQDVIDSISVFKYKKDEMLIEGTDCSVCLTEFEEDESLRLLPKCSHAFHVPCIDTWLRSHKNCPLCRAPIVSDMNNVPRMDHVVEVVSNTNASDESGSNDVDHQLENTELSEEGNQETRGGVEDLDEEEGRSTMDLSMKTPRVVDGRRKGVRVFSDLADQHRVKVNNNELQPARRSVSMDSSVAQVIHLAVSEMNSGRIEGCSSSKRGDRNSSLCKAMKSSSFGRSLQKVPISMKSSFSTSGKCSLPTTSKSQDLRQTI; the protein is encoded by the exons ATGGCTTTTTTGATTCGGAAGATGCTAGAAAAACCTCAATTTTATTCAGAAAAAAGTGTTAGATGTTTGAGTTGTACACTAGATGATTGTCATGATGAGTGTGGTGAATATGTTGTTCCTAGTGATGGTCCATTTTATCCTCCTCCTCCTCCACCCTCTATAATTCATGTCACAAGTGAAAAATATCACATgcctttttatcttatattaatgCTATGTGTACTAGGGGCTGTATTTTTGTTCATATGTTACATGATTATACTTAAGAGGAACAG GTCCAATTCAAGAATTAGGAGAAGTGTTTCACAATTGGATGAAAATAGAGAGGATGATTTTGTTATTGATGAGAATCATGGACCAGTTTTGGATCATCCAATTTGGTATATACGTACTGTTGGACTTGGGCAAGATGTGATCGATTCGATTTCAGTGTTTAAGTATAAGAAAGATGAGATGTTGATTGAAGGGACAGATTGTTCTGTTTGTTTGACTGAATTTGAGGAAGATGAGAGTTTAAGGTTGTTGCCTAAATGTAGTCATGCTTTTCATGTACCTTGTATTGATACTTGGTTAAGGTCACACAAGAATTGCCCGTTGTGTCGCGCTCCTATAGTGTCCGATATGAATAATGTTCCTCGAATGGACCATGTTGTGGAAGTTGTATCGAACACTAATGCAAGTGATGAGTCTGGTTCAAATGATGTTGATCATCAGTTGGAGAATACTGAATTGAGTGAAGAGGGGAATCAAGAAACGAGGGGTGGAGTTGAAGATCTTGATGAAGAGGAGGGGAGATCCACGATGGACCTATCGATGAAAACTCCACGTGTTGTTGATGGTAGGAGGAAAGGGGTTCGTGTTTTTAGTGATTTGGCTGATCAGCATCGAGTGAAAGTGAACAACAATGAACTACAACCAGCACGAAGATCGGTCTCAATGGATTCGTCTGTTGCTCAAGTGATTCATCTCGCGGTGAGTGAGATGAATTCGGGGAGAATTGAAGGGTGTTCGAGTTCAAAAAGAGGAGATAGAAATTCAAGTTTGTGTAAAGCAATGAAGAGTTCTTCCTTTGGACGTTCATTGCAAAAAGTGCCTATTAGTATGAAGAGCTCTTTTTCTACTAGTGGAAAGTGTTCATTGCCCACAACTAGCAAGAGTCAAGATCTAAGACAAACAATctaa